The Myxococcales bacterium genome has a window encoding:
- a CDS encoding DNA-binding protein, which translates to MVFATTTLGQGRGQGRGSQGWGIKAEYQRLFDPTTLTTIQGEVLAIENFIPRKGMGQGMHLKLKTGQDTISVHLGPAWFLENQDIVIAMKDVITVTGSKIVFDGASAIIASEVTKGDQVLVLHDKNGIPAWAGWRNK; encoded by the coding sequence CTGGTTTTTGCGACGACGACACTGGGACAAGGTCGCGGTCAGGGGCGTGGCAGCCAGGGCTGGGGAATAAAAGCCGAATACCAGCGGCTCTTCGATCCGACAACACTCACGACCATCCAGGGCGAAGTCCTGGCTATTGAAAACTTTATTCCGCGCAAAGGCATGGGACAAGGAATGCACCTGAAACTCAAAACAGGACAGGACACGATTTCGGTTCACCTTGGTCCGGCATGGTTCCTCGAAAACCAGGATATCGTGATTGCCATGAAAGACGTGATTACAGTAACGGGATCGAAAATCGTTTTTGATGGCGCGTCAGCCATTATCGCCTCGGAAGTCACAAAGGGGGATCAAGTTCTAGTTTTACATGACAAAAACGGGATTCCCGCATGGGCGGGATGGCGCAATAAGTAA